The Candidatus Methylomirabilota bacterium genome segment AGCGCTTCGGCTACTCGGACCGGCTCGCCGCAGGTGTCGTCGCGGGGGGCGGCACTCTGGGTATCATGATCCCGCCGTCAACCATCATGGTGATCTACGGCGTCTTCACCGAGACCAACATCGGCAAGCTGTTCGCCGCGGGGATCCTGCCCGGGATCCTCGGGGCCATCCTCCTCTGCGGGGCCGTCCAGTACATGACCTGGCGCGATCCCCGATCGGGCCCGCCGGGCGAGCGCTCGAGCTGGGGGGAGCGCCTGCTCGCCCTCAAGGATGTGTGGGCGGTGGCCGCGCTCTTCTTCTTCGTGATGGGCGGCATCTACATCGGCTTCTTCACGGCGACCGAGGGGGCGGCCATGGGCGCCTTCGGGGCCATGATCTTCGCCCTGTGGCGCCGGGCGCTCACCTGGCGGACGCTCTACGCCGCCTTGCTCGAGAGCGCGCGCACCACCTCCATGCTGTTCATGATCCTGATCGGCGCGCTGATTTTCGCGGAGTTCGTGAACATCACGACGATGCCGAACGACCTCAAGAGCTGGGTCACGCGCTTCAACGTGAGCCCCACCATGGTGGTGGCGGCCATCTGCGGGGTCTACGTGATCCTCGGCACGGCCATGGAAGAGCTGTCGATGATCCTCCTCACCATTCCCGTCTTCTTCCCGGTGATCGTGCACCTGGGCTTCGATCCCATCTGGTTCGGCATCATCATCGTGTGCGTGGTGGAGATCGGCCTCATCAGCCCGCCCGTGGGCATGAACATGTTCGTGCTCCGAACCCTGATCCCCGAGGTGAGCACGGCAACCATCTTCAGCGGCGTCTTGCCCTTCATGTGGGCCGACGTGATCC includes the following:
- a CDS encoding TRAP transporter large permease codes for the protein MIEGLIGLVVMMLLCCLRVPISFAMAIVGFVGYAYMRDWNWAVASATVQTKLYETGRNYTLSVVPLFILMGNFVTRAGMSQELFRAAYAFIGHLRGGLAMATVWASAGFGGICGSSIATAATFAKVAYPSMKRFGYSDRLAAGVVAGGGTLGIMIPPSTIMVIYGVFTETNIGKLFAAGILPGILGAILLCGAVQYMTWRDPRSGPPGERSSWGERLLALKDVWAVAALFFFVMGGIYIGFFTATEGAAMGAFGAMIFALWRRALTWRTLYAALLESARTTSMLFMILIGALIFAEFVNITTMPNDLKSWVTRFNVSPTMVVAAICGVYVILGTAMEELSMILLTIPVFFPVIVHLGFDPIWFGIIIVCVVEIGLISPPVGMNMFVLRTLIPEVSTATIFSGVLPFMWADVIRLAILVAFPIISLWLPSMMR